In one window of Haloprofundus halophilus DNA:
- a CDS encoding SDR family NAD(P)-dependent oxidoreductase: MPNLSDTVAVVTGASRGVGRGIALSLGDAGATVYVTGRSVADDTTENLPGTVTETAELVADRGGEGIAVRCDHTVDADVEALFARVDDEQGRVDLLVNNVWGGYEGFDETFDDPFWTQSMDRWSGMFDAGVRAHYAASRLAARRMVDRGEGLVVNVSSGDGDKYRGSVMYDVAKTAVDRMAKAMAHELRDRGVAAVSLYPGFVRTERVVRAFEETGEEVPEETHSPEYVGRAVTALAADPDMMGKSGQVLVTGDLAREYGFTDTDGTQPPPFELDTEPI; this comes from the coding sequence ATGCCGAACCTCTCCGATACCGTCGCCGTCGTCACCGGTGCGAGCAGGGGCGTCGGCCGCGGTATCGCCCTCTCGCTCGGTGACGCGGGTGCGACCGTCTACGTGACCGGCCGGAGTGTCGCCGACGACACGACCGAGAATCTGCCGGGGACGGTCACCGAGACGGCCGAACTCGTCGCCGACCGGGGCGGCGAGGGTATCGCCGTCCGGTGCGACCACACCGTCGACGCCGACGTGGAGGCGCTGTTCGCGCGAGTCGACGACGAACAGGGCCGCGTCGACCTGCTCGTCAACAACGTCTGGGGCGGCTACGAGGGCTTCGACGAGACGTTCGACGACCCGTTCTGGACGCAGTCGATGGACCGCTGGTCCGGGATGTTCGACGCCGGCGTCCGCGCGCACTACGCCGCGAGTCGACTCGCCGCCCGACGGATGGTCGACCGGGGAGAGGGTCTCGTCGTCAACGTCTCCTCGGGTGACGGCGACAAGTATCGGGGCAGCGTGATGTACGACGTCGCCAAGACGGCCGTCGACCGGATGGCGAAGGCGATGGCCCACGAACTCCGCGACCGCGGCGTCGCGGCAGTCTCGCTGTATCCGGGGTTCGTCCGAACCGAGCGCGTCGTCCGCGCGTTCGAGGAGACGGGCGAGGAAGTGCCCGAAGAGACGCACTCTCCGGAGTACGTCGGCCGCGCCGTCACCGCGCTCGCCGCCGACCCCGACATGATGGGGAAGTCGGGGCAGGTACTCGTCACCGGCGACCTCGCGCGCGAGTACGGCTTCACCGACACGGACGGCACGCAACCGCCGCCGTTCGAGTTGGACACCGAACCGATCTGA
- a CDS encoding S8 family serine peptidase, with protein MPNEDTPSWKRRGFLKTTGALGLVGLSGVGAATPGRSPGPKEDEILVGVSKTADSPKAEVEKAVPGNARVVHENKQLGYVAVKFPSEASETARENFVEAVTKREKVKYAEKNETLEALYTPSDERYSDQYAPQQVNADVAWDTTLGSSDVTIAVIDQGVMYDHPDLADQFGSSEGYDFVDDDSDPYPDDLENEYHGTHVAGIAAATTDNGEGISGISNSTLLSGRALSEEGSGSTADIADAVQWAADQGADVINLSLGGGGYTDTMKNAVSYAYDAGSLVVAAAGNDYGSSVSYPAAYSECLAVSALDENESLASYSNVGPEIELAAPGSNVLSTWTTSTEYDSISGTSMATPVVSGVAGLTLAAYSLTNEELRTHLKNTAVDVGLSSDEQGSGRVDAGNAVTTEPGSGGGGDDGGDDGGDDGGDGGGDDSTSASVDGSLSGYWDSKCWSYGFEYDGPSKVVVELSGPSDADFDLYVDEGSGSCPTTGDYDYRSWTTDSQETITIDDPDDSADLTVLVDSYSGSGDYTLTITEYQ; from the coding sequence ATGCCAAACGAAGACACACCGTCGTGGAAACGTCGTGGATTTCTGAAGACGACCGGTGCGCTCGGCCTCGTCGGCCTGAGCGGCGTCGGGGCGGCGACGCCGGGACGCAGCCCCGGTCCGAAGGAGGACGAGATTCTCGTCGGCGTCTCGAAGACCGCGGACAGTCCGAAGGCGGAAGTCGAGAAAGCCGTACCGGGCAACGCCCGCGTCGTCCACGAGAACAAGCAACTCGGCTACGTCGCCGTGAAGTTCCCGTCGGAGGCGTCCGAAACCGCCCGCGAGAACTTCGTCGAGGCGGTCACGAAGCGCGAGAAAGTCAAGTACGCCGAGAAGAACGAGACGCTCGAAGCACTGTACACGCCGTCGGACGAGCGCTACTCCGACCAGTACGCGCCCCAGCAGGTCAACGCCGACGTGGCGTGGGATACGACGCTCGGCAGTTCCGACGTCACCATCGCCGTCATCGACCAGGGCGTCATGTACGACCACCCGGACCTCGCCGACCAGTTCGGCTCGAGCGAGGGCTACGACTTCGTCGACGACGACTCCGACCCCTATCCGGACGACCTCGAAAACGAGTATCACGGCACGCACGTCGCCGGCATCGCGGCGGCGACGACGGACAACGGCGAGGGCATCTCCGGCATCAGCAACTCCACGCTGCTGTCGGGTCGCGCGCTCTCCGAGGAGGGCAGCGGTTCGACCGCCGACATCGCCGACGCCGTCCAGTGGGCCGCAGACCAGGGCGCGGACGTCATCAACCTCTCGCTCGGCGGCGGCGGCTACACGGACACGATGAAGAACGCCGTCTCGTACGCCTACGACGCCGGGTCGCTCGTCGTCGCGGCCGCGGGCAACGACTACGGGTCGTCGGTCTCGTACCCGGCGGCGTACAGCGAGTGTCTCGCCGTCTCCGCGCTCGACGAGAACGAGTCGCTGGCGAGTTACTCGAACGTCGGTCCCGAGATCGAACTCGCCGCGCCCGGTTCGAACGTCCTCTCGACGTGGACGACGAGCACCGAGTACGACAGCATCTCCGGCACGTCGATGGCGACGCCCGTCGTCTCCGGCGTCGCCGGGCTGACGCTCGCCGCCTACAGCCTCACGAACGAGGAACTCCGCACCCACCTCAAGAACACGGCCGTCGACGTCGGCCTCTCCAGCGACGAACAGGGCAGCGGCCGCGTCGACGCCGGCAACGCCGTCACGACCGAACCCGGCAGCGGCGGTGGCGGCGACGACGGCGGCGACGACGGCGGCGACGACGGTGGCGACGGCGGCGGCGACGACTCCACGTCGGCCTCGGTCGACGGCTCGCTCAGCGGCTACTGGGACTCGAAGTGCTGGAGCTACGGCTTCGAGTACGACGGTCCCTCGAAGGTCGTCGTCGAACTCTCCGGCCCGTCGGACGCCGACTTCGACCTCTACGTCGACGAGGGCTCCGGCTCCTGTCCGACGACCGGCGACTACGACTACCGCTCGTGGACGACCGACAGTCAAGAGACTATCACCATCGACGACCCCGACGACTCCGCGGACCTGACGGTGCTCGTCGACTCCTACAGCGGGAGCGGCGACTACACCCTCACCATCACCGAGTACCAGTAA
- the tuf gene encoding translation elongation factor EF-1 subunit alpha yields the protein MSQDKPHQNLAIIGHVDHGKSTLVGRLLFETGSVPEHVIEQHREEAAEKGKGGFEFAYVMDNLAEERERGVTIDIAHQRFDTDKYYFTIVDTPGHRDFVKNMITGASQADHAVLVVAADDGVAPQTREHVFLSRTLGIETLIVAVNKMDTVDYEEDRYREVVDDVKQLLTQVRFDTDDARFIPISAFEGDNIAEHSENMTWFDGPTVLEALNNLPEMSPPTDAPLRLPIQDVYTISGIGTVPVGRVETGILETGAQVSFQPSDVSGEVKTIEMHHEEVDRAEPGDNVGFNVRGVGKDDIRRGDVCGPADDPPKVAETFQAQIVVMQHPSVVTAGYTPVVHAHTAQVACTIESIDQKLDPASGEVAEENPDFIKAGDAAIVTLRPQKPLSIEPSSEIPELGSFAIRDMGQTIAAGKVLKVNER from the coding sequence ATGTCACAGGACAAACCACACCAGAACTTAGCTATCATCGGTCACGTCGACCACGGCAAGAGCACGCTCGTCGGGCGTCTGCTGTTCGAGACGGGGTCGGTACCGGAGCACGTCATCGAGCAGCACCGAGAGGAGGCCGCCGAGAAAGGGAAAGGCGGCTTCGAGTTCGCCTACGTGATGGACAACTTGGCCGAAGAGCGAGAGCGCGGCGTCACCATCGACATCGCCCACCAGCGCTTCGACACGGACAAGTACTACTTCACCATCGTCGACACGCCCGGTCACCGCGACTTCGTCAAGAACATGATTACGGGCGCGTCGCAGGCCGACCACGCCGTGTTGGTCGTCGCCGCCGACGACGGCGTCGCGCCGCAGACGCGCGAACACGTGTTCCTCTCGCGGACGCTCGGTATCGAGACGCTCATCGTCGCGGTGAACAAGATGGACACCGTCGACTACGAGGAGGACCGTTACCGCGAGGTCGTCGACGACGTGAAGCAGCTGCTCACCCAGGTCCGCTTCGACACCGACGACGCGCGCTTCATCCCCATCTCGGCGTTCGAGGGCGACAACATCGCCGAGCACTCCGAGAACATGACGTGGTTCGACGGGCCCACGGTACTGGAGGCGCTGAACAACCTCCCCGAGATGTCGCCGCCGACGGACGCGCCGCTGCGCCTCCCCATCCAGGACGTCTACACGATTTCGGGTATCGGGACCGTCCCGGTCGGCCGCGTCGAGACCGGTATCCTCGAGACGGGCGCACAGGTCTCGTTCCAGCCGTCGGACGTCTCGGGTGAAGTGAAGACCATCGAGATGCACCACGAGGAGGTCGACCGCGCCGAACCCGGCGACAACGTCGGCTTCAACGTGCGCGGCGTCGGCAAGGACGACATCCGCCGCGGCGACGTCTGCGGTCCCGCCGACGACCCGCCGAAAGTCGCCGAGACGTTCCAGGCGCAGATCGTCGTGATGCAGCACCCCTCGGTCGTCACCGCGGGCTACACGCCGGTCGTCCACGCCCACACGGCGCAGGTCGCCTGCACCATCGAGTCCATCGACCAGAAACTCGACCCCGCCTCGGGCGAGGTCGCCGAGGAGAACCCGGACTTCATCAAAGCCGGCGACGCCGCCATCGTCACCCTGCGCCCGCAGAAACCGCTCAGCATCGAGCCGTCGAGCGAGATTCCGGAACTCGGCTCGTTCGCCATCCGCGACATGGGTCAGACCATCGCCGCGGGCAAGGTGCTGAAGGTCAACGAGCGGTAA
- a CDS encoding metal-dependent hydrolase: MPSTVVHLALGALVGVALLGDEFDRRALAVVLVAAATPDLDTFFGFVLVGAHRSLLHTLLLPTLLGGGLVYDTRLRGGSRLRDRFGGRGVRLGWAALAALAFGGIFPDLFTNGINAFYPLYDGFYSINGHLYLSNQRGVVQTFVEFAPEEPRATTETRHYRTGVDPSPGAEPENVERVFPVVSSGTQLMLVLVSAVVVGARLRENGRVRASDEPPASNH; this comes from the coding sequence GTGCCGTCGACCGTCGTCCACCTCGCTCTCGGCGCGCTCGTCGGGGTTGCGCTTCTCGGCGACGAGTTCGACCGCCGCGCGCTCGCCGTCGTCCTCGTCGCCGCCGCGACTCCCGACCTCGACACGTTCTTCGGGTTCGTCCTCGTGGGCGCGCATCGTTCGCTGCTCCACACGCTGCTGTTGCCGACGCTTCTGGGCGGTGGACTCGTCTACGATACTCGTCTCCGTGGAGGCTCTCGGCTCCGCGACCGGTTCGGCGGCCGCGGCGTTCGCCTCGGATGGGCCGCGCTCGCGGCGCTCGCGTTCGGCGGCATCTTCCCCGACCTGTTCACGAACGGTATCAACGCGTTCTACCCGCTGTACGACGGCTTCTACTCGATAAACGGCCACCTGTACCTCTCGAACCAGCGCGGCGTCGTGCAGACGTTCGTCGAGTTCGCACCCGAGGAGCCGCGGGCGACGACGGAGACGCGCCACTACCGGACGGGCGTCGACCCCTCGCCCGGCGCGGAACCCGAGAACGTCGAGCGCGTCTTCCCCGTCGTCTCCTCGGGCACGCAGTTGATGCTCGTGCTCGTGAGCGCCGTCGTCGTCGGGGCGCGGTTGCGAGAGAACGGCCGGGTCCGGGCGTCCGACGAACCGCCGGCTTCGAACCACTGA
- a CDS encoding TatD family hydrolase, which produces MDELDTPVLDNHLHLDPRHGRGVEAVEEFARLGGTHLLVVNKPSWHLGVEAETGEEFRAVFEETLGAVAEANEVLDGRAWPVLGVHPGLVTRLTDERGFAPEDARDLMCAGLDVAAEFVAEGRALALKSGRPHYEVSDDVWDASNDVLKHALSLGAERDCAVQLHTEASEDLTDIAEWAEARGLPAENVVKHYAAGRLRGPTPSVMSEKDRLRVAVEANEPFLMETDFVDDPDRPGAVLGPKTVPRRVRWLLEEGYEDAMRNAHVETPKRVYGIDTEATLDG; this is translated from the coding sequence ATGGACGAACTCGACACGCCGGTGTTGGACAACCACCTCCACCTCGACCCGCGGCACGGCCGGGGCGTCGAGGCCGTCGAGGAGTTCGCGCGCCTCGGCGGTACGCACCTGCTCGTCGTCAACAAGCCGTCGTGGCATCTCGGCGTCGAAGCCGAGACGGGCGAGGAGTTTCGCGCCGTCTTCGAGGAGACGCTCGGCGCAGTCGCCGAGGCGAACGAGGTGCTCGACGGGCGCGCGTGGCCGGTGCTCGGCGTCCACCCCGGCCTCGTCACCCGTCTGACCGACGAGCGCGGTTTCGCGCCCGAAGACGCCCGCGACCTGATGTGCGCCGGGCTCGACGTCGCCGCCGAGTTCGTCGCCGAGGGACGCGCGCTGGCGTTGAAGTCGGGCCGCCCCCACTACGAGGTGTCCGACGACGTCTGGGACGCCTCCAACGACGTGCTGAAGCACGCGCTCTCGCTCGGCGCGGAGCGCGACTGCGCGGTGCAACTGCACACCGAAGCGAGCGAGGACCTCACCGACATCGCGGAGTGGGCCGAAGCGCGGGGCCTCCCGGCCGAGAACGTCGTCAAACACTACGCGGCCGGGAGACTCCGCGGCCCGACGCCGAGCGTGATGAGCGAGAAGGACCGACTCCGCGTCGCCGTCGAAGCGAACGAACCGTTCCTGATGGAGACGGACTTCGTCGACGACCCGGACCGACCGGGCGCCGTACTGGGGCCGAAGACGGTGCCGCGTCGCGTCCGCTGGCTGCTGGAGGAGGGGTACGAGGACGCGATGCGGAACGCACACGTCGAGACGCCGAAGCGCGTCTACGGTATCGACACGGAGGCGACGCTCGACGGGTGA
- a CDS encoding CBS domain-containing protein, which yields MPVGDLATEDVVTVDPSTTIEEIAQQFSSEGVGSVVVVEDDEPRGIVTDREIALAVGEHDDISEMTAEDVMAENPETINQNEEGFAVAKKLGEAKVRRLPVVDDDGKLVGIVTLDDVVATVGEEMTSIADVIESQSPGYSA from the coding sequence ATGCCAGTTGGTGACCTCGCAACCGAAGACGTCGTCACGGTCGACCCGAGCACGACAATCGAGGAGATCGCGCAGCAGTTCTCGTCGGAGGGCGTCGGTTCCGTCGTCGTCGTCGAAGACGACGAACCGCGCGGTATCGTCACCGACAGGGAGATCGCGCTCGCTGTCGGCGAACACGACGACATCTCGGAGATGACCGCCGAAGACGTCATGGCGGAGAACCCCGAGACCATCAACCAGAACGAGGAAGGGTTCGCCGTGGCGAAGAAACTCGGCGAGGCGAAGGTACGCCGACTCCCCGTCGTCGACGACGACGGCAAACTCGTCGGCATCGTCACGCTCGACGACGTGGTGGCCACCGTCGGCGAGGAGATGACGAGCATCGCCGACGTCATCGAGTCGCAGTCGCCGGGCTACTCGGCGTAG
- the hmgB gene encoding hydroxymethylglutaryl-CoA synthase — translation MTAVGIDAVEIWTGKLVLDLPGTFAPVKGEDPEKYTKGIGLEASSFPDVYEDIVTMGANAAKRLMERRGLTPDDIGRIDVATESSFDNSKPVSTYIAGCLEQLYDEDFHHANKGERKFACIAGTQSLDDAYNWIQAGRNRGRSALVIATDTALYERGDPGEATQGAGAVAMLISEDPDLVELSTEQGYGSADETDFLKPNQQFPSVDGKRSVQVYLARMREALEDYESVAGDTHPDDFEYIPFHTPFPGMVRKAALLGYRHMTRGTDVEAAMADEIGRQPREADFGSWEEYEAAIRDYMDALKQTDNYSEWYARAIEPTLAISEQVGNWYTGSVHIARISALKNAAEAGRSLSGERLLVGSYGSGAQAEIHAETVCDNWLDEIHALNVDEQLERRYELSYSEYEQVHDVHNHQKETEVEEFTAPVDEFVFTGWGRMNERKYEYVE, via the coding sequence ATGACTGCAGTCGGTATCGACGCCGTCGAAATCTGGACGGGAAAGCTCGTCCTCGACCTCCCCGGAACGTTCGCACCGGTGAAAGGGGAGGACCCCGAGAAGTACACGAAGGGAATCGGTCTCGAAGCCTCCTCGTTCCCCGACGTGTACGAGGACATCGTCACGATGGGCGCGAACGCGGCCAAGCGACTGATGGAACGCCGCGGCCTGACGCCCGACGACATCGGCCGCATCGACGTGGCCACCGAGAGCTCCTTCGACAACTCCAAGCCCGTCTCGACGTACATCGCCGGCTGTCTCGAACAGCTGTACGACGAGGACTTCCACCACGCGAACAAAGGCGAGCGGAAGTTCGCCTGCATCGCGGGAACCCAGAGCTTAGACGACGCGTACAACTGGATACAGGCGGGTCGCAACCGCGGTCGGTCGGCGCTCGTCATCGCCACCGACACCGCGCTGTACGAGCGCGGCGACCCCGGCGAGGCGACGCAGGGTGCCGGCGCGGTGGCGATGCTCATCTCCGAGGACCCCGACCTCGTCGAACTCTCGACCGAACAGGGGTACGGCTCCGCCGACGAGACGGACTTCCTCAAGCCGAACCAGCAGTTCCCGAGCGTCGACGGCAAGCGCTCGGTGCAGGTGTACCTCGCCCGCATGCGCGAGGCGCTCGAAGATTACGAGAGCGTCGCGGGCGACACCCACCCCGACGACTTCGAGTACATCCCCTTCCACACGCCGTTCCCCGGGATGGTCCGGAAGGCGGCGCTGCTGGGGTATCGGCACATGACCCGCGGTACCGACGTCGAGGCCGCGATGGCCGACGAGATCGGTCGCCAGCCCCGCGAGGCCGACTTCGGCTCCTGGGAGGAGTACGAGGCGGCTATCCGCGACTACATGGACGCGCTGAAGCAGACCGACAACTACAGCGAGTGGTACGCTCGCGCCATCGAACCGACGCTCGCCATCTCCGAGCAGGTCGGCAACTGGTACACCGGGTCGGTCCACATCGCCCGCATCAGCGCGCTGAAGAACGCCGCCGAGGCGGGTCGGTCGCTCTCGGGCGAACGGCTGCTCGTCGGTTCCTACGGCTCCGGCGCGCAGGCGGAGATACACGCCGAGACGGTCTGCGATAACTGGCTCGACGAGATTCACGCGCTCAACGTCGACGAGCAGCTCGAACGCCGCTACGAACTCAGCTACAGCGAGTACGAGCAGGTCCACGACGTCCACAACCACCAGAAGGAGACGGAAGTCGAGGAGTTCACCGCGCCCGTGGACGAGTTCGTCTTCACCGGGTGGGGCCGGATGAACGAGCGCAAGTACGAGTACGTCGAGTAG
- a CDS encoding helix-turn-helix domain-containing protein, whose amino-acid sequence MTETPREDLARRIAGEVTLSDEPGATLRKWRTDFDISQTELAAQLDVSSSVISDYESGRRESPGIGVIRRMVDSLLDIDEQRGGGRIRQYARVLSAGFESDIVHDLREYSTTVPLDRLYDAMDATELVRGDEDRVSGHTVIDSIQAITRLSSDEFYRLYGQSTNRALVFTGVTRGESPLVAMRVVNPTPNAVVLHGVEEDDLWEHAPALARIDGFSLAVSNRDLDEMLDDLRELP is encoded by the coding sequence ATGACCGAAACGCCGAGAGAGGACCTCGCGCGCCGAATCGCCGGCGAAGTGACGCTCAGCGACGAACCCGGAGCGACGCTCCGGAAGTGGCGTACCGACTTCGACATCTCTCAGACCGAGCTCGCGGCGCAGTTGGACGTCTCCTCGTCGGTTATCTCCGACTACGAGAGCGGCCGCCGCGAGAGCCCGGGCATCGGCGTCATCCGGCGGATGGTCGACTCGCTGCTCGACATCGACGAACAGCGCGGCGGCGGGCGGATTCGTCAGTACGCCCGGGTGCTCTCGGCGGGGTTCGAGAGCGACATCGTCCACGACCTCCGGGAGTACTCCACGACGGTTCCGCTGGACCGACTCTACGACGCGATGGACGCGACCGAACTCGTCCGCGGCGACGAGGACAGGGTCAGCGGACACACCGTCATCGACAGCATTCAGGCGATAACGCGGCTCTCCTCCGACGAGTTCTACCGGCTGTACGGCCAGAGCACGAACCGAGCGCTCGTCTTCACCGGCGTCACCCGCGGGGAGTCGCCGCTGGTGGCGATGCGCGTCGTCAACCCGACGCCGAACGCCGTCGTCCTCCACGGCGTCGAGGAAGACGACCTCTGGGAACACGCCCCGGCGCTGGCGCGCATCGACGGCTTCTCGCTCGCCGTCTCCAACCGAGACTTGGACGAGATGCTCGACGACCTGCGCGAGCTGCCGTAG
- a CDS encoding thioredoxin family protein, which yields MTADAADADAQRRKPIRLSSGEELDDLVAEDDLVLVDLYTKGCTLCQSIEPVVGNVARATDVTVAMLNPRDDPDLIERFDVRSVPTLLLFEDGELVGRLAEGFQGTDAIVGFVEEHSSRAIAAE from the coding sequence GTGACCGCAGACGCCGCCGACGCCGACGCACAGCGACGCAAACCGATTCGGCTCTCCTCGGGCGAGGAACTCGACGACCTCGTCGCCGAGGACGACCTCGTGCTCGTCGACCTCTACACGAAAGGCTGCACGCTCTGTCAGTCCATCGAACCCGTCGTCGGCAACGTCGCCCGCGCGACCGACGTCACCGTGGCGATGCTGAACCCCCGCGACGACCCCGACCTCATCGAGCGATTCGACGTTCGGAGCGTCCCGACGCTCCTGCTGTTCGAGGACGGCGAACTCGTCGGCCGACTCGCAGAGGGGTTCCAGGGGACGGACGCGATAGTCGGGTTCGTGGAGGAACACAGCAGTCGGGCGATTGCGGCCGAGTGA
- a CDS encoding DUF2150 family protein → MVDPEETFYTEERWQNWLTRVEEEELDPENEDSARLLLNLQDDAAIAVAKIVSAYEDDSLDEGRALDEIAKIRDIVLSEPSLEDEEKLMLIDGVQTSLVCVFYAAEEYVNSGTVGDAPVEEYVYAAADAEAEDDLDAALGYLVQAGTHIIDGSELDMSVAEELEYGLVSEWVNGLDSLQSAMSDPEVVEDDE, encoded by the coding sequence ATGGTTGACCCCGAGGAAACGTTCTACACGGAGGAACGGTGGCAAAACTGGCTGACCCGCGTCGAAGAAGAGGAGCTGGACCCCGAGAACGAGGACTCCGCCCGACTGCTGTTGAACCTGCAGGACGACGCGGCCATCGCCGTCGCCAAAATCGTCTCCGCGTACGAGGACGACTCGCTCGACGAGGGACGAGCGCTCGACGAGATCGCGAAGATTCGCGACATCGTCCTCTCGGAACCCTCGCTCGAAGACGAGGAGAAACTGATGCTCATCGACGGCGTCCAGACGAGTCTCGTCTGCGTCTTCTACGCCGCCGAGGAGTACGTCAACAGCGGCACCGTCGGCGACGCGCCCGTCGAGGAGTACGTCTACGCCGCCGCCGACGCCGAGGCGGAGGACGACCTCGACGCCGCGCTGGGCTATCTCGTCCAGGCCGGCACGCACATCATCGACGGGTCGGAACTGGACATGTCGGTCGCCGAGGAACTGGAGTACGGTCTCGTTTCCGAGTGGGTCAACGGTCTCGACAGCCTCCAGAGCGCGATGAGCGACCCCGAAGTCGTCGAAGACGACGAGTGA
- a CDS encoding NYN domain-containing protein: MELLGRLTDESGRDRGVALFVDGPNILRDEFDVDLDDVREAAEKAGRLVTIRLYLDEHATPGLIQAAEARGFEVVVTSGDVDVKLAVDATRFAVEESAGTLAIASRDTDFKPVLEMANARGIRTLAIAPGAHGRSDALRNSATESITLGE; encoded by the coding sequence ATGGAGTTGCTCGGACGGCTCACGGACGAATCGGGGCGCGACAGAGGCGTCGCGCTGTTCGTCGACGGGCCGAACATTCTGCGCGACGAGTTCGACGTCGACCTCGACGACGTGCGGGAGGCCGCCGAGAAGGCGGGCCGACTCGTGACGATTCGTCTGTACCTCGACGAGCACGCGACGCCGGGACTGATTCAGGCCGCCGAAGCCCGCGGATTCGAGGTGGTCGTCACCAGCGGCGACGTGGACGTGAAGCTCGCCGTCGACGCGACGCGGTTCGCGGTCGAGGAGAGCGCGGGGACGCTGGCTATCGCCTCGCGCGACACGGATTTCAAACCGGTCTTGGAGATGGCCAACGCCAGAGGGATTCGAACGCTGGCTATCGCGCCGGGCGCGCACGGACGCTCGGACGCGCTTCGGAACTCGGCCACCGAAAGCATCACCTTAGGCGAGTAA
- a CDS encoding M20 family metallopeptidase, with product MKITESAVVELTWTLVERPSPNPPGGEGPVVDALVEYLEASPVEWTLEREELEPGRPNLVARAGNPEHGRLLLTGHTDVVPANADDWTGDPYELRRESDGPDGDRLVGRGVADMKGALAAKVVAAEAFLTGDDDSDSSADPGEVVLGFAIDEERGGPGTERIAEAVGDVDAAVVGEPTDLHVAIAQYGALDWELVVYGRESHSGRPDRGINAIDGLRCALNGVADLAEEVAAEDHPILEPGPTITVTEIEGGSAPHVVPGEARATVSWRTLPEGPEPENYDERMRAAVESGLVDAPPVEFELRRTLTVDAAGIDADHPLVRQTVAAAGEVGVESDVVGFNAGSDTRHLIPRGIPAVLFGPGTIEDDAHTVDESVAVSDLVATARVYERLLERYLLATDD from the coding sequence GTGAAGATCACCGAGTCGGCAGTCGTCGAGTTGACCTGGACGCTCGTCGAACGCCCCAGTCCGAACCCGCCGGGCGGCGAGGGCCCCGTCGTCGACGCGCTGGTCGAGTATCTCGAAGCCAGTCCCGTCGAATGGACGCTCGAGCGCGAGGAACTCGAACCGGGGCGACCGAATCTCGTCGCACGCGCAGGAAACCCCGAACACGGCCGATTGCTCCTGACCGGCCACACCGACGTCGTTCCCGCCAACGCCGACGACTGGACGGGCGACCCGTACGAACTCCGGCGCGAGAGCGACGGCCCCGATGGCGACCGTCTCGTCGGTCGCGGCGTCGCGGACATGAAGGGTGCTCTCGCCGCCAAAGTCGTCGCTGCCGAGGCGTTTCTGACCGGCGACGACGACTCCGACAGCTCCGCCGACCCCGGCGAGGTCGTCCTGGGCTTCGCCATCGACGAGGAACGCGGCGGTCCGGGCACCGAGCGAATCGCGGAGGCAGTCGGCGACGTCGACGCCGCGGTCGTCGGCGAACCGACGGACCTCCATGTCGCCATCGCGCAGTACGGCGCGCTCGATTGGGAACTGGTCGTGTACGGCCGCGAGAGCCACTCCGGCCGCCCGGACCGTGGCATCAACGCCATCGACGGCCTCCGTTGCGCGCTGAACGGCGTCGCCGACCTCGCCGAGGAAGTCGCCGCCGAGGACCACCCGATTCTCGAACCCGGCCCGACCATCACCGTCACGGAAATCGAAGGCGGGTCCGCCCCGCACGTCGTCCCCGGCGAGGCCCGAGCGACCGTCTCGTGGCGGACGCTCCCCGAGGGACCGGAACCCGAGAACTACGACGAACGGATGCGAGCGGCCGTCGAGTCGGGTCTCGTCGACGCGCCGCCCGTCGAGTTCGAGCTCCGCCGGACGCTCACCGTCGACGCCGCGGGTATCGACGCCGACCACCCGCTGGTTCGGCAAACGGTCGCCGCCGCCGGCGAAGTCGGCGTCGAGAGCGACGTCGTCGGGTTCAACGCCGGCAGCGACACCCGCCATCTCATCCCCCGCGGCATCCCCGCCGTGCTGTTCGGTCCGGGGACCATCGAAGACGACGCCCACACCGTCGACGAGTCCGTCGCCGTCTCCGACCTGGTCGCGACCGCCCGCGTCTACGAGCGGTTGCTGGAGCGGTATCTGCTAGCGACCGACGACTGA